The Procambarus clarkii isolate CNS0578487 chromosome 61, FALCON_Pclarkii_2.0, whole genome shotgun sequence sequence tgtatgtgtggtggtggaggtctgtatgtgtggtggtggaggcctgtatgtgtggtggtggactgtgtTCCGCATTTGGCAAAGGTCGTGTTCTTGGACCTTTGACCTTATTGACCTGTTCCCGCAACTGCTACCTACAGGATTAATTAATTAAACCATTTTTAAAAAGATTAAAAACACCAGTTTTCCTTAGCAGGTCAGTGGACCCATGTGGTATTATGATAAAGAAGAACGAGTCATACTTCACCTGAAAGTGTAACTCGGTGAGACATCACTAAGGAGTGGCATGTTAGCATCTTGTGAAAGGTGACATGCACTCTTTAAGAAAACGGGCAAGAGGTAAAAGTTTGGCATATCGTTGGAAAAAGAAATGAGAGAGCTGTCAAAGATGCCACTGGAGAAACTCATTCGGCGGTCGCTACTGGaaatattggacttcttcaacgAGAAATGTTGGGAGGCAGCCGGCCAATTTGTCCCTCTCCGGAGAGAAGAGAGTAGAAGGCATAAGACCTTACACCCTTAACCATGGGTGTAAGGAAACAAGGAGCATGAGCACTTAGACATAGAAaagtagaaaataaaaaaaagtatttATCTTGCCTAAAACGTTGtgcgtaattggttccacaaatcaacaaccctgttaccgaaccagtatttacccaggtttttcctaaatctaaactaatccaatttatacccattgtttaaaTGGGTTTAAGAAATATCTTAAATAATAATAAGTGTCAGTAAATAAGAACTCCAGCATGGGATACGATGTTTTTATATACACcttacctgaggggccactaatactagtgatctcgacgaggacaggaagccggcggcttgtcaaaggttccccccaCATTTTCCCTTATCTTTTCTAGCTGAATTTTAAAACGATTTTTAGCGTTTACGGTTTCAGCGGGTAGGCCGTTCCGCGGGTTTACAACcccatgggtgaaaaagcatctgctGTTGTCAGTCCTACAATGTTGCTTGTTGAGCTGGAACCCGTTGTTCCTCGTTCATGTTACAGCTGATCTTTTTTGAAGAAaatgtccggatcaacatcctccagattgtttagtatgttaatatataatatatatgtaataatatataatgtataatagaGGTGGTTGTAatagtgctggtggtgatggtggagcacCTTCCACAGATGTTCGACGACGCAATCTTTGCCTTCTTCGCCGTGGAGATGATCAAGATGGTGGCGATGGGGTGGTCTGGGAAAGGGGCTTATATGGCTGACTCCTGGAACAGACTGGATCTTTTCATCGTGGTGGCCGGGTAAGTGTCCCCTGCACACATCTTCCCCTCCTCATTCATCACCTGCTCATCATTATTATCTCTCAATTATTAGTGACGATTATTATCTCTCAATTACTAGTGACTTtacacatattatataatatGTTTAAAGTCATATTATGTAATATTGTTAAGTGTGTGCAGAGCGTTATAATATGTGGGAATGTGtgtggaaaacattttgtaatgtaCTTCACGATTCATAGTCCCTTACCCAGAGTAATATCTTGATCTAAATTTAACCCTTAACTCTTCACCTTCcaagagaatgtaaattaagctttttaAATCTCTTCACAAAGAAGATTTTTTATTTGTGGGGTTAGCACTATCTGGTGACTTTACGACCAAAAGTGAACTGTATAATCAAACAAGATATTGCTGAATAATAATACAAGAAGTTTTATTGCTAACGCTTCTAGAAATAAATCTGTCCTATTTATTTCATGCAAGTGATATATTGTAACTCAAACtttatttgtcagcattaaactataTCTGCCAAACTTTTGAGAACACcatctacatctgccaatcttttgagaacaccatctacatctgccaatcttttgagaacaccatctacatctgccaatcttttgagaacaccatctacatctgccaatcttttgagaacaccatctacatctgccaatcttttgagaaCACCATCTACATCTGCCAAGGTACCAAACTGAGTGGATGTGCTCACATTTGGCTGTGCTACTGCAAGTCTGATTAATTGATCTAGACGATCCTGAATTAtattttcataattgctgtttcaGCTCTGATATCCTGAAGTTTCCTTCGGGTTAAATCAGCATTAGCCATctctgttagataaatctctgcatggcaATTGATTTTATCAAATTTATCAACTGCAGCATTGACCCTGTTATTCAAGATGATTAAATCAAGAGATACCTGATTAGCTAACTCTTGACATCTGTCAAGCTGTTGAGTTAAGTAATTATGTAGACACTTTAGTGTCCTTGACACTAAACTTTTTTCTTTGACTTTTCCAAGATATTATATTTTTTGATTACAGGAATCATTGAAGGAATGATTGTCAGGAATATTTTATTCCTGTCtaattaggtaatgattccaaagatcatccttcctttcctccctggaatctggataTAGCAGGAGCTGAAAGTCAAGTGTATTGTCACTTGTCAAGTGTAAAGTTGTGTCATTACAAGTTGTCACTTGACAAGTGAATAAAGAATTGTCAAGTGTAAAAATTTGGTTTTCATCCgattgcaccatatcggtaaattttgtaattaactatttaaaaatagtaaatggcactattttttgcaaaattattacaagatataTTACCCTAGTAGGGGGTTGATAAAATCCAGTAGAAATGCCTAATGATTTGACCTGTAGGTCAAATCAGTAGGGTTTACTTCAGTTAATATAGGTAATATTGTAATGAAATATTCTTACTGTGTTAAAAACACTTTTAAAGATagatattttcatatatatatatatatgatatatatgtgaAATAAGATTGTACTGAGTACTGTGGTTTTTGACAGAACTGTTACTAGTatgttatgaatgcttactaggaaATGGATATGATTGGCCACAgtaaacaatttgttcacttAGATATATAGATATTGGCTGTTAGCTAGGTTAAGCTAgattatgtattaattattccaatgcaaatgaagaagtttcttatgtatactGGAATAATATGGATGATCTAGTTTGAAAAGTATAAaatcactagaaggtgaagggacgacgacatttcggtccgtcctggaccattctcaagtcgattgtgacgaactacttcagccacattattgtgactcattcttttgaccatgtggtggtacagttgactaaggcgcttctgggaacatcccgtgtgtAGGTTCAAATCCTTATTACGGtcattgtagatttgttcattataCTGATTAGTTAGTTTAGGATATGATTTCATTACAGGATAAAATCACAATATTTATTCTTGTAAatattgtaaataaaatattcttgtaaataaatagatatatatttaaaccatatgtcctttttatttttcatttatttatatactagtgcaagaaggtgcattgggtttgtaagtatataacattgatgtttttaacatcactaacacacaacatttcggacaggtccttaatctaacaaataattATAAGTTAATAATATGTACCAAATTTGAAtaataataggtacattgtaggaaAATTTTAAGAATATTAATAGGCAAATTGCAGTAAATTTGAAAGTTTATTAACAGGAACATTGTAGCCTAATTTTGAGATTAGGCTCTCACTATTTATACAATATTTCAAAATTCTCACACACCGAGCACAGTTGTATGCAGCTGAATGTGTTTGTTCATATTTCCAAGCTGAGTGTATCTATCCCCACAGTGTGGGCACATGTAAGGTTTGTCATCAAATCATATGAACCACCATGTGGTCCTTCAGATAGTCCGGTCTGCTGAATAGTTTatcacacacatgacacatgtgAGGTCTCGCACCATTATGTCCCATCATGTGATCATTCAAGTTGCCAAGTCGGCAGAATCTTTTCCCGCAGTGCTTGCACAGGAAGTGTTTATCACCACTGTGGGCCATCAGGTGCTGCTGCAAATAATCATTTCGAAGGAACTTTTtcccacactcttcacacacgtgAGATTTAACGCCAGTATGGACGAGCATGTGCCTGTTTAAGCCACTGCGGTCGCTGAAGGTTTTCCCACACTGGTAACATGACGGCCTATCTGCCACCATTTGCTTCTTCAGTAGTGTAGATCTTTCCCCGGACTCTGGACACGCTTCTAACTTCTCACCAGTATGCCCCAGCCTGCCTTGTTCCACAGTCTTAAGTAGTGGAAATTCTTGGCCAGACTTGGGAAATACTTCTGACTTCTCACCAGGATACCGGTCACATAACGTAGGCTTCATACCACTACGTACCGCCCTCCGTTTCTTCGGTAGTGGAGATCCTTCCCCATACTTGGGACTCTCTTCTGACTTCTCACCACTTTGTACAGCCCTCCTTTTCCTCAGTACTGTAGATCCTTCCCCATACTTGGGACTCTCTTCTGACTTCTCACCACTTTGTACAGCCCTCCTTTTCCTCAGAACTGTAGATCCTTCCCCATACTTGGGACTCACTTTTGACTTCTCACCACTATGTACAGCCCTTCGTCTCCTCAGTACTGTAGATCCTTCCCCATACTTGGGACTCACTTCTAACTTCTCACCAGAGTCTTCCACAGGCTTCAGTAGTGTAAATTCTTGCCCAGACTCCTTGGGACACACTGCTGACGTCTCACCAATGTACCTCAACATACTGGCGCCTTGTTCCTCAGTCTCCTCATGCAGAGGATAAGTCGTTACAGAGGATGAGTCTTCTAACTTCTCACCAGATGTCTTCCACAGGCTTCAGTAGTGTAAATTCTTGTCCCAGACTCCTTGGGACACACTGCTGACGTCTCACTAATGTACCGCAGCATTCTGGCGCCTTGTTCCTCAGTCTCCTCATGCAGAGGATGAGTCGTGACAGACACATCACTCTCTTTCGAAAGATTGTCAAGTTGAGTGAATATGTCAATAACGTCTTCGTAATCTTTATAAGAGGTACTCATAATTGTGTTCACAACAACGACTAAATATTTATCTATAATGTGGAGTGGTGTCTAGTGTTCGAACAGTAACTAGAACATGCAACTTTCTCCCAGAAGTAAATTATAAGGCCGAATAATCTTCAAGAGAACAGCGAATGGTGCAGATTGGTTAATGAATGATTTCCTTGATGTTctgttatatatatgtgtcggGGTCCACGTACCCTCACCTCACCAATATGTAGAGAGGTGAGGTGGAAGTGCTTGATCCCAACACAGGCGGGTCATGGATGAAGGAGCTGTTTGATTACTTAACACAAGATATTAATACTAAAGAAActacagaaggcttattggcccataggaggcagctcctatttataaccactcaatcccacttatatacatgtccaactcacgtttaaaacaatcgagggaccccacctccaccacgttacgcggtaattggctcctaactcttcgccgttccagtgaatgcaatttaagctttgttaatctttcttcatatggaagatttctagtttggggaattaactttgtcatcctacgctttacacgttcaagtgaatttatatccattctatagtacagcgaccaaaactgaactgattaacaaagattaacaaagcttaaattgcattcactggaaaggcgaagagttaggggggtgacatgatagaggtttacaagtggatgaatgtacataacaaagggggatattaatggagtattaaaagtatcaacacaagacagaacacgaaacaatgaggtataaattggataaatttagatttaggaaagacgcgtaaatgcaggcgatgagtcacaataacgtggctgaagtatgttgaccagaccacacactagaaggtgaagggacgacgacgtttcggtccgtcctggaccattctcaagtcgatcgatttgagaatggtccaggacggactgaaacgtcgtcgtcctttcttctagtgtgtggtctggtcaacttaggtaaatactggttcggtaacagggttgttgatatgtggaatCAATTACCGGGTAACGGTGGAGGCGgggtctcttgattgtttcaaacgtgggttggacatgtttatgagtttccaaatagattggaaagtcttgggtatggg is a genomic window containing:
- the LOC138354193 gene encoding zinc finger protein 595-like — encoded protein: MLRYIGETSAVCPKESGQEFTLLKPVEDSGEKLEVSPKYGEGSTVLRRRRAVHSGEKSKVSPKYGEGSTVLRKRRAVQSGEKSEESPKYGEGSTVLRKRRAVQSGEKSEESPKYGEGSPLPKKRRAVRSGMKPTLCDRYPGEKSEVFPKSGQEFPLLKTVEQGRLGHTGEKLEACPESGERSTLLKKQMVADRPSCYQCGKTFSDRSGLNRHMLVHTGVKSHVCEECGKKFLRNDYLQQHLMAHSGDKHFLCKHCGKRFCRLGNLNDHMMGHNGARPHMCHVCDKLFSRPDYLKDHMVVHMI